A window from Mauremys reevesii isolate NIE-2019 linkage group 9, ASM1616193v1, whole genome shotgun sequence encodes these proteins:
- the THPO gene encoding thrombopoietin, with translation MQYRDGQLSMELNRLLLLTAFLLHIKLSRLSPARLVCDNRLIQKYISEAKDMEKRVSQCQELPSLTQPLPLPMVDFSLREWKTKTNETKRQEILWDLALLVDAVTAAQGHVRQECAAALLGQLYKKANSFLLLLKTFSWQVSAWQPDRASRTTLQSHPSVIFLIYRQLVQGKLRFLFHDLAKDFCQEGSRGVPEPPSTPRPRLPQGDSESPAC, from the exons ATGCAGTACAGAGACGGCCAGCTTAGCATGGAGTTGAACC GGctgctgctcctcacagcctTCCTCCTCCACATCAAGCTGTCCAGGCTGAGCCCGGCCCGGCTGGTCTGCGACAACCGGCTCATCCAGAAATACATCAGCGAAGCCAAGGACATGGAGAAGAGAGTG AGCCAGTGCCAGGAGCTCCCGTCGCTAACCCAGCCCCTTCCTCTGCCCATGGTGGACTTCAGCCTCCGGGAATGGAAAACGAAGACA AATGAGACGAAAAGGCAGGAGATCCTCTGGGACCTGGCGCTGCTGGTGGACGCGGTGACCGCTGCGCAGGGCCATGTGAGGCAGGAGTGTGCGGCTGCCCTCCTGGGGCAGCTCTACAAGAAAGCCAactccttcctcctgctcctgAAGACCTTCAGCTGGCAG GTCAGTGCCTGGCAGCCGGACCGCGCCTCCCGGACAACCCTGCAGAGCCACCCCAGTGTGATATTTCTGATCTACCGGCAGCTCGTGCAAGGCAAACTGCGCTTCTTGTTCCATGACCTGGCAAAGGATTTCTGCCAGGAAGGAAGCCGGGGGGTGCCAGAGCCCCCAAGCACCCCACGTCCCCGGCTGCCTCAAGGGGACAGTGAAAGCCCTGCCTGCTGA
- the POLR2H gene encoding DNA-directed RNA polymerases I, II, and III subunit RPABC3, translating to MAGILFEDIFDVKDIDPEGKKFDRVSRLHCESESFKMDLILDVNIQIYPVDLGDKFRLVIASTLYEDGTLDDGEYNPTDDRPSRADQFEYVMYGKVYRIEGDETSTEAATRLSAYVSYGGLLMRLQGDANNLHGFEVDSRVYLLMKKLAF from the exons ATGGCCGGGATCCTCTTCGAGGACATCTTCGACGTGAAGGACATCGACCCCGAGGGCAAGAAATTCGACCGGG TTTCCCGCCTGCATTGTGAAAGTGAGTCTTTCAAGATGGACCTAATCCTGGATGTGAATATACAGATCTACCCCGTGGACCTGG GTGACAAATTCCGCCTGGTTATCGCCAGCACCTTGTATGAAGATGGGACCCTGGATGATGGGGAGTATAACCCCACTGACGACAGGCCGTCCAG GGCCGACCAGTTTGAGTATGTGATGTACGGGAAGGTTTACAGGATTGAGGGAGACGAAACATCCACGGAGGCAGCCACACGCCT TTCTGCCTACGTGTCCTATGGGGGGCTGCTCATGAGACTCCAGGGAGATGCCAACAACCTGCACGGCTTCGAGGTAGATTCCAGGGTTTACCTCCTGATGAAGAAACTGGCCTTCTAA